The sequence CGCTCGGTGCTGCTGTCGAGGTTGCCGGTGGGCTCGTCGGCCAGCAGCAGCGACGGTTCGCCCACCAGCGCACGGGCGATCGCCACGCGTTGCCGCTGCCCGCCCGACAGCTCGTGCGGCCGGTGACGCATGCGGTCGGCGAGCCCGACCTGCGCGAGCGCCTCGGCGGCGTCGCGTCGACGACGGCGCCTGGCGACCCCGCGGTACACCAGCGGTAGCTCGACGTTCTGCAGCGCGGTCGCCTGCGGCAGCAGCTGAAAGCTCTGGAACACGAAGCCGATGTGGCGATTGCGGATCCGCGACAGCGCGTCGTCACTGGCCGCGCGGGTGTCCTCGCCGGCGATGCGCACGCGCCCCGCGCTGGGGCGCTCCATGCAGCCGAGCAGGTTCATCAGCGTCGACTTGCCCGAGCCCGAACGACCGACGAAAGCGACGTACTCGCCGGGCGCGATCGTGAAGGACACGCCGTCGAGCGCAGCGATCGTGTCGCTACCCATGCGGTAGTGCCGGGTCGCATCCTCGACCTCGACGATCGCAGCTTGCGTCATGGACCTCGCGCCTTCGTCCCCGTGCCGGCGCGATTGTCCACCCGGACCGGCGTCCGTCACAATGGCGCCGCGCGCGGGTGGACGCGGCCGCCTGCGGGTGCACGAAGGTCGCAGGCGATCGGTTCCCGCCGGGTCGACGATCCTCCGGCCGCCGTCATGGTCGGCCGCCCACCGTTCCGGCGGCCCTGCGCCGTCGCGTGTGACGGCCTGTCACAATCCCTCGCGCGGCGGTGTTCCATCGCCCAACCGCGATGGACCCTCGGTCCCCTCCCCCTGACCCGATCTCGCTGCCCGCGGGCTTCCGGGCCTGCTTCGTGCGGCATTACCCGGCCGTGCTGCGCCTGTCGACACAGCTGATGCGCGAGCTCGGTGAGGCGCAGGACCTCGCGCAGGAGGTCTTCGTCAGCCTGTCGCGGCAGACCCTCGAGCTCGACGACGCAGCGGTCCGGGCGTGGCTGCTGCGGGTGACGCTCAATCGCGGGCTCAACGCGCTGCGTGCCCACCGTCGTCGCGTCGAGCGTGAGCGACATGCGCCCGAGATCAACGGCATCGACGACGCGGAGTCGTTGCTCGAGCGCCGTCGCGCCCGCGACCGGGTACGCACCACGCTCGCGGCCCTCGACCCGCGGGCCGCCAAGCTGCTGATGCTGCGCCAGCTCGGCATGAGCTACGCGGAGCTCGCAGCGATCGTCGATGTCGCGCCGAGCTCGGTCGGGACGCTGCTGCTGCGGGCGCAGCGGGCGTTCGCAGCGATCTACGACCAACGCTTCGGCACCACGCGCGCGGAGGGTGAACCATGAACGATGACGACGCGGGGCGGCTGCGCGCCTACCTGGACCACGAGCTCGACACCGGTGCGCGGGCGCAGCTCGAGCGCGAGCTCGCGTGCTCTGCCCAGCTGCGCGCCGAGCTGGCGGCGATCGAGGCCCTGGACCGAGAGCTGAGTCTGCGGCTGCACCTCGATGCGCCCGCGCCTGATCTGCACGCTGCATGGCGGGCAGTCGCACGACGCCATCCCACCGAGCCAGAGCGCCGCTGGCCGCGTTGGGCGGCAATGGCCGCGGCCGCCGTGATGGCGCTGGGCGTCGGCGCGATGGCCACCGGTGGCCATGCGCAGTCGGGGCGTCGGACCACGGATGCGCGCGAGAGCATCGAAA is a genomic window of Deltaproteobacteria bacterium containing:
- a CDS encoding ABC transporter ATP-binding protein, which produces MTQAAIVEVEDATRHYRMGSDTIAALDGVSFTIAPGEYVAFVGRSGSGKSTLMNLLGCMERPSAGRVRIAGEDTRAASDDALSRIRNRHIGFVFQSFQLLPQATALQNVELPLVYRGVARRRRRRDAAEALAQVGLADRMRHRPHELSGGQRQRVAIARALVGEPSLLLADEPTGNLDSSTERAIMELFDALHGRGHTLAIVTHEPTIAARCPRAIRLADGKIVADGRGVEVAREGLDGGGDA
- a CDS encoding sigma-70 family RNA polymerase sigma factor; the encoded protein is MDPRSPPPDPISLPAGFRACFVRHYPAVLRLSTQLMRELGEAQDLAQEVFVSLSRQTLELDDAAVRAWLLRVTLNRGLNALRAHRRRVERERHAPEINGIDDAESLLERRRARDRVRTTLAALDPRAAKLLMLRQLGMSYAELAAIVDVAPSSVGTLLLRAQRAFAAIYDQRFGTTRAEGEP